The following are encoded in a window of Castanea sativa cultivar Marrone di Chiusa Pesio chromosome 5, ASM4071231v1 genomic DNA:
- the LOC142637216 gene encoding uncharacterized protein LOC142637216, protein MSATIISDPMVLSTPETQTAAATKLISQLEAEFVICDCCGLTEECTPAYIAHVRELYYGKWICGLCGEAIKDEIIRSERLLSTEEAMNKHINFRKKFKSSVPPPDPTVHLIAAMRQILRRSLDSPRAMRSTPSSPLNGDRKISSSGLTRSESCFPSLSGP, encoded by the coding sequence ATGTCTGCAACTATAATAAGCGATCCAATGGTTCTTTCAACCCCAGAAACACAAACAGCAGCAGCTACAAAACTCATTTCCCAACTTGAAGCTGAATTCGTCATATGTGACTGCTGTGGACTAACCGAGGAGTGCACGCCAGCCTACATAGCACACGTCCGGGAGCTTTACTATGGCAAATGGATATGCGGCCTATGCGGCGAGGCCATAAAAGACGAGATCATAAGGTCTGAAAGGCTACTTAGCACTGAAGAAGCAATGAATAAGCACATAAACTTTcgtaaaaaatttaagtcctcTGTGCCGCCTCCAGATCCTACAGTGCATTTGATTGCAGCCATGAGACAGATTCTAAGGCGCAGTTTGGATTCGCCGAGGGCGATGAGGTCTACGCCGAGTAGTCCGTTGAATGGTGATCGGAAAATTAGTAGTTCAGGGCTTACTAGGTCTGAGAGTTGTTTTCCTAGTCTGTCTGGTCCATGA
- the LOC142633689 gene encoding cation/calcium exchanger 4-like, translating into MKVFYRLNSARHSKFHGIFNGFSAVLLFFFFCKKVDIIKTPLLKQSSLFFNPNSTPQAVFDDSSGHITVIHRGFGEIRANASGLGDESGENNGVSSSSECSGLHKHDGYANQCEYLKANTECSLDGLFDYLRFFYCDCQDFSVLGYAVLGAWVALLFYLSVTTAADYFCFSLEQLSSLLKLPPTVAGVVLLPLGNGAPDVFSSIAAFAGTDTGDVGLNSVLGGAVFVTCIVVGTISLCVADKRIQIDWKCFIRDMSFFLVTLLSLLLILIIGKLSVGGAIAFVMIYVVYAISIAANEILRKHAWRLKLDIITPLLPVQQSEEDVPIHSPLFEIETKSDPMPLHNSLPQLMCPSNGEIYSNQTMPASDNEIPPWGWNGESMESNCSCSCCKLFCSKLFLLIEMPLTVLRRLTIPLVDDETWSKAYAVSSATLDPILLAFLWNTQDNLGSEIRIITYCIGIAVGCTLGILAYWYTVPDHPPQKLLILWVLGGFVMSIVWFYMIANELVAILVAFGLIVGVNTSILGVTVLAWGNSVGDLISDVTLAIHGKDGVQIALSGCYAGPMFNTLIGLGFPLLLAAWSESPGSYTVPLDSSLVYTMGFLITALIWAFVVLPLCDMRPTRTLGVGLITLYLIFLSLRLASALGLFSFAILS; encoded by the coding sequence ATGAAGGTTTTTTATAGGTTAAATAGTGCAAGACACTCAAAATTCCACGGAATTTTCAATGGATTTAGTGCTGTTctcctatttttcttcttctgcaaGAAAGTGGATATAATTAAAACCCCTCTTCTTAAGCAATCTTCCTTgtttttcaatccaaattcGACTCCTCAAGCTGTTTTCGATGATAGTTCGGGTCACATTACAGTAATTCATCGTGGATTTGGTGAAATCCGTGCTAATGCATCGGGTTTAGGTGATGAGTCTGGTGAAAATAATGGTGTGAGCAGTTCTTCAGAGTGCAGTGGATTGCATAAGCATGATGGTTATGCCAACCAATGTGAGTACTTGAAAGCAAATACAGAATGTTCTTTGGATGGGTTATTTGATTACTTAAGGTTCTTTTATTGTGATTGTCAAGATTTCAGTGTATTGGGGTATGCAGTGTTGGGTGCGTGGGTTGCCTTGTTGTTCTATCTATCGGTTACCACTGCAGCCGATTACTTTTGTTTTTCGCTTGAGCAGCTCTCAAGCCTGTTGAAGCTGCCTCCAACTGTTGCTGGGGTTGTGCTTCTGCCTCTTGGGAATGGAGCACCGGATGTGTTTTCCAGTATTGCTGCTTTTGCAGGTACAGATACAGGTGACGTGGGTCTAAACAGTGTGTTGGGTGGTGCGGTGTTTGTTACTTGTATTGTTGTTGGGACTATTTCTTTATGTGTTGCAGATAAGAGGATTCAGATTGATTGGAAATGCTTCATAAGGGATATGAGTTTCTTTCTAGTAACTCTTTTGTCacttttgttgattttgatCATTGGTAAGTTGAGTGTAGGGGGAGCCATTGCCTTTGTAATGATTTATGTGGTTTATGCAATTTCCATTGCTGCAAATGAGATTTTGAGGAAACATGCTTGGAGGTTGAAATTGGATATTATTACACCATTGCTTCCTGTCCAACAAAGTGAAGAGGATGTGCCTATACATAGCCCCTTGTTTGAGATTGAGACCAAAAGTGATCCAATGCCTCTCCACAATTCGTTGCCTCAATTGATGTGCCCTTCAAATGGGGAAATATATTCAAACCAGACAATGCCTGCATCAGATAACGAAATCCCTCCGTGGGGGTGGAATGGTGAGAGCATGGAGAGCAATTGCTCATGCTCATGTTGTAAGCTGTTTTGTTCTAAGCTTTTTTTACTGATTGAGATGCCATTGACAGTGCTAAGACGGTTAACAATTCCATTAGTCGACGATGAAACATGGTCGAAGGCATATGCTGTTTCGAGTGCTACATTGGATCCCATTCTTCTGGCATTTCTGTGGAATACCCAAGATAACTTGGGTTCTGAAATTAGAATAATTACGTATTGTATTGGTATAGCGGTTGGTTGCACACTTGGTATTCTTGCGTACTGGTATACTGTACCTGATCATCCACCCCAGAAGTTATTAATTCTCTGGGTTTTAGGTGGATTTGTTATGAGTATTGTATGGTTCTATATGATTGCTAATGAGCTTGTTGCTATATTGGTGGCATTTGGTCTAATTGTAGGTGTTAATACATCCATCCTTGGAGTGACTGTTTTAGCTTGGGGCAATTCAGTAGGTGACTTGATATCGGATGTTACATTGGCAATACATGGCAAGGATGGTGTGCAGATTGCTTTATCTGGATGCTATGCCGGTCCCATGTTCAACACACTTATTGGTTTGGGGTTCCCCTTGCTGCTTGCGGCCTGGTCAGAGAGTCCTGGTTCATACACAGTTCCTCTAGACAGTAGCTTGGTTTACACCATGGGGTTTCTCATAACAGCACTAATTTGGGCATTTGTTGTTTTACCTTTGTGTGACATGCGCCCTACTAGGACATTAGGAGTGGGCCTTATTACCCtctatttgatatttctttctttgagGCTGGCCAGTGCTTTGGGACTTTTCTCATTTGCAATTTTAAGTTGA